One Capsicum annuum cultivar UCD-10X-F1 chromosome 2, UCD10Xv1.1, whole genome shotgun sequence genomic window carries:
- the LOC107859356 gene encoding receptor-like protein 4 isoform X2, with protein sequence MRISCGARHDVHTAPTKTLWHKDFAYTGGIPTNGTNPSYIAPRLTTLRYFPFSEGPENCYNIKRVPHGHYSIRIFFGVVAEPSFDNEPLFDVSVEGTLVYTLPSGWSNHDDERAFVEALIFLDDGTASLCFHSTGHGDPAILAIEILQVDDRSYYFGPDFGKGTIMRTVKRLSCGVNDSMFGVDYGANHWGGDRFWGSIETFGRNSDRPISTENSIKSTSKAPNFYPGSIYQTALLSTDNEPELTYTMDVDPNKKYSVWLHFAEIDPSVTFAGQRVMDISINGDTVFPNVDIVKMVGGVNSALVLNTTVPVSGRTLAIALHPTKGTHAIISAIEIFEVIIAESKTFLDEVRGLQSLKNALGLPLRLGWNGDPCVPQQHPWSGAYCQFDKISNKWVIDGIDLDNQGLRGFLPNEISRLRHLQSINLSGNSIHGPIPIALGMVNSLEKLDLSYNFFNGSIPESLGQLTSLRTLNLNGNSLSGRIPAALGGRLLHRASFNFTDNAGLCGIPGLPTCGTHLTVGAKIGIGLGACVAVLLIATCITCWWKRRQNILRTQRIAARDAPYAKSRTSFNRDVQMARSYSHEHTRTAAENGPPLLS encoded by the exons ATGCGAATAAGCTGTGGAGCCCGACATGACGTTCATACTGCTCCTACAAAGACCCTCTGGCATAAGGATTTTGCATATACAGGAGGGATACCTACCAATGGAACGAACCCAAGTTACATTGCGCCTCGACTTACTACACTGCGGTATTTCCCTTTTTCAGAGGGACCTGAGAATTGTTACAATATCAAGAGAGTCCCCCATGGCCACTATTCAATAAGGATATTCTTTGGAGTGGTTGCAGAACCAAGCTTTGATAATGAACCACTGTTTGATGTTTCTGTTGAAGGCACCTTGGTTTATACTTTGCCATCTGGTTGGAGCAATCACGACGATGAACGAGCATTTGTTGAAGCACTTATTTTTCTTGATGACGGTACGGCTTCTCTTTGCTTCCACAGCACGGGTCATGGAGATCCAGCTATACTTGCAATCGAAATTCTCCAAGTAGATGACAGATCATACTATTTTGGTCCTGACTTTGGTAAAGGGACAATTATGAGAACTGTTAAAAGACTCAGCTGTGGCGTTAATGATTCAATGTTTGGTGTTGATTACGGTGCTAATCATTGGGGTGGTGATCGGTTTTGGGGTTCAATCGAGACATTTGGCCGGAATTCTGATCGCCCCATTTCTACCGAAAACAGCATAAAGTCAACTTCCAAAGCTCCAAACTTCTATCCAGGATCTATTTATCAAACTGCTCTTCTTAGCACTGACAATGAGCCAGAATTAACATACACAATGGATGTCGATCCCAATAAAAAGTACTCTGTTTGGTTACACTTTGCGGAAATTGATCCTTCAGTTACATTTGCAGGACAGAGGGTCATGGACATTTCAATCAATGGTGACACTGTATTTCCAAATGTCGACATTGTGAAGATGGTTGGGGGTGTTAACAGCGCTCTTGTGCTGAACACAACAGTTCCAGTTAGTGGTAGGACCTTGGCAATCGCATTGCATCCAACAAAAGGAACTCATGCCATAATTAGTGCTATTGAAATTTTTGAGGTTATAATAGCTGAATCTAAAACGTTTCTCGACGAAG TCAGGGGTTTGCAGTCGCTGAAGAATGCACTTGGACTTCCCCTTCGACTTGGATGGAACGGTGATCCATGTGTGCCCCAACAACATCCCTGGAGTGGAGCATATTGTCAGTTTGACAAAATTAGCAATAAATGGGTCATCGATGGAAT TGATTTGGACAACCAAGGTTTAAGAGGCTTCTTACCAAATGAAATTTCTCGATTGCGTCATCTTCAGAGCAT AAATCTAAGTGGTAACAGTATTCATGGCCCTATCCCCATTGCATTGGGAATGGTAAATAGTCTGGAGAAATT GGATCTCTCATACAATTTCTTCAATGGATCGATTCCTGAAAGCCTTGGGCAATTGACCTCATTACGGACGCT GAATCTCAATGGCAACTCACTCTCTGGAAGGATTCCTGCTGCATTAGGTGGAAGGCTCTTGCACAGAGCTAGCTTCAA TTTCACTGATAATGCAGGCCTTTGTGGTATTCCGGGATTGCCAACATGCGGAACACATCTCACAGTTGGAGCAAAAATTGGGATCGGTCTAGGGGCATGTGTGGCTGTCCTGCTTATTGCTACCTGCATAACATGCTGGTGGAAGAGACGGCAGAATATCCTCCGAACTCAAAGAATTGCCG cGAGAGATGCTCCATATGCTAAGTCAAGGACATCATTCAATCGAGACGTACAAATGGCTAGAAGCTATAGTCACGAACATACTCGAACAGCTGCTGAGAATGGACCTCCCTTGCTTAGCTGA
- the LOC107859356 gene encoding receptor-like protein 4 isoform X1, protein MLGFHYCFLILCFCVSLQLVYSGHEPYVMRISCGARHDVHTAPTKTLWHKDFAYTGGIPTNGTNPSYIAPRLTTLRYFPFSEGPENCYNIKRVPHGHYSIRIFFGVVAEPSFDNEPLFDVSVEGTLVYTLPSGWSNHDDERAFVEALIFLDDGTASLCFHSTGHGDPAILAIEILQVDDRSYYFGPDFGKGTIMRTVKRLSCGVNDSMFGVDYGANHWGGDRFWGSIETFGRNSDRPISTENSIKSTSKAPNFYPGSIYQTALLSTDNEPELTYTMDVDPNKKYSVWLHFAEIDPSVTFAGQRVMDISINGDTVFPNVDIVKMVGGVNSALVLNTTVPVSGRTLAIALHPTKGTHAIISAIEIFEVIIAESKTFLDEVRGLQSLKNALGLPLRLGWNGDPCVPQQHPWSGAYCQFDKISNKWVIDGIDLDNQGLRGFLPNEISRLRHLQSINLSGNSIHGPIPIALGMVNSLEKLDLSYNFFNGSIPESLGQLTSLRTLNLNGNSLSGRIPAALGGRLLHRASFNFTDNAGLCGIPGLPTCGTHLTVGAKIGIGLGACVAVLLIATCITCWWKRRQNILRTQRIAARDAPYAKSRTSFNRDVQMARSYSHEHTRTAAENGPPLLS, encoded by the exons ATGCTAGGATTCCACTACTGTTTCTTGATTCTTTGCTTCTGTGTGTCTCTTCAGCTTGTCTATTCTGGCCATG AGCCATATGTAATGCGAATAAGCTGTGGAGCCCGACATGACGTTCATACTGCTCCTACAAAGACCCTCTGGCATAAGGATTTTGCATATACAGGAGGGATACCTACCAATGGAACGAACCCAAGTTACATTGCGCCTCGACTTACTACACTGCGGTATTTCCCTTTTTCAGAGGGACCTGAGAATTGTTACAATATCAAGAGAGTCCCCCATGGCCACTATTCAATAAGGATATTCTTTGGAGTGGTTGCAGAACCAAGCTTTGATAATGAACCACTGTTTGATGTTTCTGTTGAAGGCACCTTGGTTTATACTTTGCCATCTGGTTGGAGCAATCACGACGATGAACGAGCATTTGTTGAAGCACTTATTTTTCTTGATGACGGTACGGCTTCTCTTTGCTTCCACAGCACGGGTCATGGAGATCCAGCTATACTTGCAATCGAAATTCTCCAAGTAGATGACAGATCATACTATTTTGGTCCTGACTTTGGTAAAGGGACAATTATGAGAACTGTTAAAAGACTCAGCTGTGGCGTTAATGATTCAATGTTTGGTGTTGATTACGGTGCTAATCATTGGGGTGGTGATCGGTTTTGGGGTTCAATCGAGACATTTGGCCGGAATTCTGATCGCCCCATTTCTACCGAAAACAGCATAAAGTCAACTTCCAAAGCTCCAAACTTCTATCCAGGATCTATTTATCAAACTGCTCTTCTTAGCACTGACAATGAGCCAGAATTAACATACACAATGGATGTCGATCCCAATAAAAAGTACTCTGTTTGGTTACACTTTGCGGAAATTGATCCTTCAGTTACATTTGCAGGACAGAGGGTCATGGACATTTCAATCAATGGTGACACTGTATTTCCAAATGTCGACATTGTGAAGATGGTTGGGGGTGTTAACAGCGCTCTTGTGCTGAACACAACAGTTCCAGTTAGTGGTAGGACCTTGGCAATCGCATTGCATCCAACAAAAGGAACTCATGCCATAATTAGTGCTATTGAAATTTTTGAGGTTATAATAGCTGAATCTAAAACGTTTCTCGACGAAG TCAGGGGTTTGCAGTCGCTGAAGAATGCACTTGGACTTCCCCTTCGACTTGGATGGAACGGTGATCCATGTGTGCCCCAACAACATCCCTGGAGTGGAGCATATTGTCAGTTTGACAAAATTAGCAATAAATGGGTCATCGATGGAAT TGATTTGGACAACCAAGGTTTAAGAGGCTTCTTACCAAATGAAATTTCTCGATTGCGTCATCTTCAGAGCAT AAATCTAAGTGGTAACAGTATTCATGGCCCTATCCCCATTGCATTGGGAATGGTAAATAGTCTGGAGAAATT GGATCTCTCATACAATTTCTTCAATGGATCGATTCCTGAAAGCCTTGGGCAATTGACCTCATTACGGACGCT GAATCTCAATGGCAACTCACTCTCTGGAAGGATTCCTGCTGCATTAGGTGGAAGGCTCTTGCACAGAGCTAGCTTCAA TTTCACTGATAATGCAGGCCTTTGTGGTATTCCGGGATTGCCAACATGCGGAACACATCTCACAGTTGGAGCAAAAATTGGGATCGGTCTAGGGGCATGTGTGGCTGTCCTGCTTATTGCTACCTGCATAACATGCTGGTGGAAGAGACGGCAGAATATCCTCCGAACTCAAAGAATTGCCG cGAGAGATGCTCCATATGCTAAGTCAAGGACATCATTCAATCGAGACGTACAAATGGCTAGAAGCTATAGTCACGAACATACTCGAACAGCTGCTGAGAATGGACCTCCCTTGCTTAGCTGA
- the LOC107859358 gene encoding dormancy-associated protein 1 isoform X2, whose protein sequence is MVLIDKLWDDVMAGPSPDKGLGKLRKSLSVHTGEGSSKYQRSLSMSATPPTPGTPVTPTNTSPTVRKENVWRSVFHPGSNLATRRIGAEVFDKPSHPNAPTVYDWLYSGNTRSKHHEKS, encoded by the exons ATGGTGTTGATTGATAAACTTTGGGATGATGTTATGGCTGGTCCCAGCCCTGATAAAGGCCTAGGCAAACTCCGAAAGAGCCTCTCTGTTCATACTG GAGAAGGATCTAGCAAGTACCAGAGGTCTCTGTCGATGTCGGCGACTCCGCCGACGCCAGGTACGCCGGTGACGCCGACAAACACGTCGCCGACGGTACGTAAGGAGAACGTATGGAGGAGTGTGTTTCACCCAGGAAGCAATCTAGCTACCAGGAGGATTGGTGCTGAGGTGTTTGATAAGCCTTCTCACCCTAATGCTCCCACTGTTTATGACTG GCTGTACAGTGGGAACACCAGATCTAAGCATCATGAGAAGAGCTGA
- the LOC107859358 gene encoding auxin-repressed 12.5 kDa protein isoform X1 — translation MVLIDKLWDDVMAGPSPDKGLGKLRKSLSVHTGGQSSGEGSSKYQRSLSMSATPPTPGTPVTPTNTSPTVRKENVWRSVFHPGSNLATRRIGAEVFDKPSHPNAPTVYDWLYSGNTRSKHHEKS, via the exons ATGGTGTTGATTGATAAACTTTGGGATGATGTTATGGCTGGTCCCAGCCCTGATAAAGGCCTAGGCAAACTCCGAAAGAGCCTCTCTGTTCATACTG GTGGGCAATCATCAGGAGAAGGATCTAGCAAGTACCAGAGGTCTCTGTCGATGTCGGCGACTCCGCCGACGCCAGGTACGCCGGTGACGCCGACAAACACGTCGCCGACGGTACGTAAGGAGAACGTATGGAGGAGTGTGTTTCACCCAGGAAGCAATCTAGCTACCAGGAGGATTGGTGCTGAGGTGTTTGATAAGCCTTCTCACCCTAATGCTCCCACTGTTTATGACTG GCTGTACAGTGGGAACACCAGATCTAAGCATCATGAGAAGAGCTGA
- the LOC107861216 gene encoding spidroin-1-like: MYCRLLQQQQLLVETKGSPAATAVAAVGVDREKKTATCVVDRAIGRGRETGAAVVGRTGRGRGAGVAVIGGVGRGKEIGAAVVGGAGRGRTTGAVVVGETSRGRGAGVGDCTGTSRGDGVTGASKGRGIPYERPRMVGMGVLHTESGFKVLNPEMPMNSTIITENLGHHKPTSGVK, encoded by the exons atgtatTGTAGGCTGCTGCAGCAACAGCAGCTACTGGTAGAGACAAAAGGATCACCTGCAGCAACTGCTGTTGCTGCTGTGGGTGTtgatagagaaaaaaaaactGCAACTTGTGTTGTTGATAGAGCTATTGGTAGAGGTAGAGAAACTGGTGCTGCAGTTGTTGGTAGAACTGGTAGAGGTAGAGGAGCTGGTGTTGCAGTTATTGGTGGAGTTGGTAGAGGTAAAGAAATTGGTGCTGCAGTTGTTGGTGGAGCAGGTAGAGGTAGAACAACTGGTGCTGTAGTTGTGGGTGAAACTAGTAGAGGTAGAGGAGCTGGTGTTGGTGATTGTACTGGTACATCAAGAGGAGATGGTGTCACTGGTGCTAGCAAAGGTAGAGGGATACCTTATGAAAGACCTAGGATGGTTGGAATGGGGGTGCTTCATACAGAGAGTGGCTTTAAAGTCCTCAAT ccTGAAATGCCTATGAACTCCACCATAATAACTGAAAATCTTGGACATCACAAACCAACCTCAGGTGtgaaatga